In the genome of Granulibacter bethesdensis CGDNIH1, one region contains:
- the cysS gene encoding cysteine--tRNA ligase translates to MNQAAFFLYNSATHGREPFRPIDPKHVKIYVCGPTVYDLAHIGNARSMVVFDVLARVLRRLYPRVTYARNITDVDDKINARARESGVSIDEITARTTADFHADMASLGNLPPDIEPRATAHIAEMILLIEKLIAQEHAYETHGEGEGHVLFSVASDPSYGSLSNRSPDELLAGARIDPAPYKKDPGDFVLWKPSADDQPGWDSPWGRGRPGWHIECSAMSWRYLGEDFDIHGGGGDLIFPHHENECAQSRCAFPGSHFAHYWMHSAMLLLDGEKMSKSLGNVLTVRDLLGQADGEAIRLLFLKTHYRGVLDFRYEALKEAGKELDRFYRALQAHPALPDLDETVENPVLEALRDDLNTPQALSLMHGLAYAALGGDALAAAQLKEGGMLMGLFTREAEAWFQRGINPDEIAQRIADRLQARKDRNFAEADRIRNELAEAGILLEDGPSGTTWRRAS, encoded by the coding sequence ATGAATCAGGCAGCCTTTTTTCTTTATAATTCAGCCACCCACGGGCGGGAGCCGTTCAGGCCTATCGACCCGAAGCACGTTAAAATATACGTGTGCGGACCGACCGTTTATGATCTGGCCCATATCGGTAATGCCCGCAGCATGGTGGTATTCGATGTGCTGGCAAGGGTTCTGCGCAGACTTTATCCCCGCGTCACCTATGCGCGGAACATCACGGATGTGGATGACAAGATCAATGCCCGCGCGCGTGAAAGCGGGGTTTCCATTGATGAAATCACCGCCCGGACCACGGCTGATTTCCATGCCGATATGGCCAGCCTCGGCAATCTGCCACCGGATATAGAGCCGAGGGCGACCGCCCATATTGCTGAAATGATTCTTCTGATCGAGAAGCTGATCGCTCAGGAGCATGCTTATGAGACGCATGGCGAGGGGGAGGGACATGTCCTGTTCTCCGTAGCCAGCGATCCTTCCTATGGGTCTTTATCGAACAGATCACCGGATGAACTGTTGGCGGGTGCGCGGATTGATCCGGCCCCTTACAAGAAAGATCCTGGTGACTTCGTGCTCTGGAAGCCATCAGCTGACGACCAGCCGGGATGGGATAGTCCATGGGGGCGTGGCCGCCCGGGCTGGCATATTGAATGCAGTGCCATGTCCTGGCGCTATTTGGGCGAAGATTTCGACATTCATGGCGGTGGTGGAGACCTGATCTTTCCTCATCACGAAAATGAATGTGCCCAAAGCCGCTGCGCTTTCCCTGGCAGTCATTTCGCCCATTACTGGATGCACAGCGCCATGCTGCTTCTGGATGGCGAGAAAATGTCCAAAAGCCTCGGCAACGTGCTGACCGTACGCGATCTGCTGGGTCAGGCGGATGGTGAGGCGATCCGGCTGCTGTTCCTGAAAACCCATTACCGCGGCGTGCTGGATTTCCGCTATGAGGCATTGAAGGAGGCGGGTAAGGAGCTTGATCGCTTCTACCGTGCCTTGCAGGCGCACCCGGCTCTGCCTGATCTGGACGAGACCGTGGAGAATCCGGTGCTGGAGGCATTGCGGGATGATCTGAACACGCCGCAGGCTCTCTCCCTGATGCATGGGCTGGCTTATGCCGCTTTGGGAGGGGATGCGCTTGCGGCCGCACAGCTGAAGGAGGGGGGCATGCTGATGGGGCTGTTCACGCGGGAGGCTGAGGCATGGTTTCAGCGTGGCATCAATCCGGACGAGATTGCCCAGCGGATTGCGGACCGTCTTCAGGCGCGCAAGGATCGGAATTTCGCCGAGGCCGATCGTATCCGCAATGAACTGGCTGAAGCGGGTATTCTGCTGGAAGATGGGCCATCAGGAACCACATGGCGGCGGGCCAGCTGA
- a CDS encoding acetyltransferase encodes MMRSLALFGAGSALAVDVEESCRRNGINLRILVRNTEHTAHPDVEAPSITLEEITDDLIGTEWLIPLFTPANRKKAWQHATSLGLNSFASLLDASSVYPSRLSVEEGVYVNSGCTIGACSRLGRFSLINRGCSVGHHLSLGAFSSIGPGAVLAGEVTVEEEVMIGAGAIILPTVRIGARARIGAGAVVRKDVPPGALVAAPDARVLLRTRGG; translated from the coding sequence ATGATGCGCTCTCTGGCTCTTTTCGGTGCAGGCTCTGCCTTGGCGGTGGATGTCGAGGAAAGCTGTCGCCGGAATGGTATCAATCTCCGGATTTTAGTCCGTAATACCGAACACACGGCGCATCCTGATGTGGAAGCCCCATCCATCACTCTGGAGGAGATCACGGATGATCTCATCGGAACGGAGTGGCTGATCCCGCTTTTTACCCCGGCCAACCGCAAGAAAGCATGGCAGCATGCGACATCGTTGGGATTGAACAGCTTTGCCTCCCTGCTGGATGCTTCATCGGTGTATCCCTCCCGCCTGAGCGTGGAGGAGGGGGTTTATGTCAACTCCGGCTGCACGATCGGGGCATGTTCCCGGCTCGGTCGGTTTTCATTGATCAACCGTGGTTGCTCGGTTGGACATCATTTGTCGCTCGGGGCTTTTTCCTCGATCGGGCCGGGGGCGGTTCTGGCCGGTGAGGTGACCGTTGAGGAAGAGGTGATGATAGGGGCAGGCGCCATTATCCTGCCCACAGTGAGGATCGGCGCCCGTGCCCGGATCGGTGCAGGGGCTGTGGTCCGCAAGGATGTGCCTCCCGGCGCTTTGGTGGCAGCCCCCGATGCGCGCGTTCTGCTGCGAACACGCGGGGGGTAG
- a CDS encoding NAD-dependent epimerase/dehydratase family protein produces MSYHYDPCFHGKKILVTGGAGFLGSSLCEALARKGGEITVLDSFMPGSGANMANLSSLDITLVRASLEEADLHTLCEGADFIFNLAGQTGHLAAQLDPFADLAVNAMAQLRLIAAVRDVAPGAVIVHASTRQCYGRTGGAPVDESHVSAPQDFNGVSKLAGEQYWMAESRVHGRKVTALRLTNCYGPRLRLQDGRQTFLGTWLRHVLQSQPFEVWGGQQVRDFTYVDDVTAAFMAAATTPDCFGRLFNIGGYESASLLTLAELLVEVAPFPVRYTVKELPEERARIDIGAYCADDRAFRGATGWKPRISLAEGLRQSLEWYRPRVQDYV; encoded by the coding sequence TTGTCCTATCATTATGATCCCTGCTTTCATGGTAAGAAAATCCTTGTCACGGGGGGGGCAGGATTTCTCGGTTCCAGCCTCTGTGAGGCTTTAGCCAGAAAGGGCGGAGAGATAACGGTTCTGGATAGCTTCATGCCGGGGAGTGGCGCCAATATGGCCAATCTCTCGTCTCTGGATATCACTCTTGTCCGTGCTTCTTTGGAAGAAGCCGACCTGCATACCCTGTGTGAGGGAGCAGATTTCATATTCAATCTTGCTGGTCAGACGGGCCATCTGGCGGCACAGCTTGATCCCTTCGCCGACCTGGCTGTCAATGCTATGGCACAGTTACGCCTGATTGCAGCGGTGAGAGACGTGGCACCGGGGGCGGTTATCGTTCATGCCTCGACCCGGCAGTGTTATGGCCGTACCGGTGGTGCGCCTGTCGATGAAAGCCATGTTTCGGCACCGCAGGACTTCAACGGTGTCTCCAAACTGGCGGGTGAGCAATACTGGATGGCGGAAAGCCGTGTGCATGGGCGCAAGGTGACGGCACTGCGTCTGACAAACTGCTACGGTCCCAGACTGCGTCTTCAGGATGGGCGGCAGACCTTTCTGGGAACATGGCTGCGCCATGTGCTTCAGAGCCAGCCATTCGAGGTCTGGGGTGGGCAGCAGGTGCGTGATTTTACCTATGTCGATGATGTAACAGCGGCCTTTATGGCTGCTGCAACCACGCCGGACTGTTTTGGGCGCTTGTTTAATATCGGGGGGTATGAAAGTGCTTCCCTGCTGACATTGGCTGAACTGCTGGTCGAGGTTGCGCCTTTCCCGGTGCGGTATACGGTCAAGGAATTGCCGGAAGAGCGGGCCAGAATAGATATCGGCGCCTATTGTGCCGATGATCGTGCTTTCCGTGGGGCCACTGGCTGGAAACCCCGGATTTCTCTGGCGGAAGGGTTAAGGCAGTCACTGGAATGGTATCGGCCGAGAGTGCAGGATTATGTCTGA
- a CDS encoding glycosyltransferase family 2 protein, with protein MTVDLYTVCWNEADMLGFFFRHFDSWVDRYVIYDDGSTDGSLEILEAHPKVELRRFERVHTDSFVLSHKAMHENAWKESRGKADWVVITAIDEHLWVKGQPMTCYLQARKAEGVTCIPALGFDMNSENFPSDDGLLVEKVTSGRARRFFNKLGIFNPDAIMETGFAEGRHSAQPQGNIRLPARDELMLWHFKHLGYDRNAERQKEQGARLGSVDVQNDWGHRYRWNEEKRRKEWDYMVATSDDLSGPDFVAAHSGERPLWWEGQERISVPTVHARPQTAPRVSVVIKSYNHEQYVAQSLQSVFDQSFQDFEIILTDDASSDGTLSVIRQFSDTRLDVEALTSNVDISSAMNHCLKRARGEYIAILNSDDWALPERLARQVAFLDQNAHISAVFGLPVAVDEHGQKTESFLDFTAPMQMPDFSSTSWLRRFALHGNCLCAPTAMIRRSVFETLGYYDPRLTNSQDFDMWTRMLVSGHDIAFLNEELTAFRIREGARNMSAPSRSTILRTEWETPLVLRHLKTLDRSWQRQIFRATLGIDHGPDHRGLLADFVDMAVRSQNAGRRLFAMEMAHACVQTQDGYEVLKWLTGEVDVFRHFATENSPPVSIDPSQEKLDLLEEQLQALTRQHQAMLDSTIWRYTAPLRHLLHRLRR; from the coding sequence ATGACGGTCGATCTCTATACTGTTTGCTGGAACGAAGCAGATATGCTTGGATTTTTCTTCCGGCATTTTGATTCCTGGGTCGATCGTTACGTTATTTACGATGATGGCTCGACCGATGGATCGCTGGAGATTTTGGAAGCCCATCCCAAGGTCGAGTTGAGGCGTTTCGAAAGGGTTCATACCGACTCTTTCGTACTGTCCCATAAGGCAATGCATGAAAACGCCTGGAAAGAAAGCCGGGGCAAGGCAGACTGGGTCGTCATCACCGCCATTGATGAACATCTATGGGTCAAGGGCCAGCCGATGACGTGCTATCTTCAGGCACGCAAGGCTGAAGGCGTTACCTGTATTCCCGCCCTTGGTTTCGACATGAACAGCGAAAACTTTCCCTCGGATGATGGGCTGCTGGTCGAGAAAGTCACATCGGGGCGTGCCAGGCGGTTTTTCAACAAGCTGGGCATTTTCAATCCCGATGCCATTATGGAAACCGGCTTTGCGGAAGGCCGCCATTCGGCTCAGCCACAGGGCAATATTCGCCTTCCCGCACGGGATGAACTGATGCTGTGGCATTTCAAGCATCTTGGCTATGACAGAAATGCTGAAAGACAGAAAGAACAAGGCGCCCGTCTTGGCTCCGTCGATGTGCAGAATGACTGGGGGCATCGCTATCGCTGGAACGAAGAAAAACGGCGCAAGGAATGGGACTATATGGTCGCAACCTCGGACGATCTGTCCGGGCCGGATTTCGTGGCGGCGCATTCCGGCGAGCGTCCTTTGTGGTGGGAGGGGCAGGAACGGATTTCAGTTCCGACAGTGCATGCAAGGCCACAGACAGCGCCGCGTGTTTCAGTGGTCATCAAAAGCTATAATCACGAACAGTATGTCGCCCAATCCCTGCAAAGCGTATTCGATCAGAGCTTTCAGGATTTTGAAATCATCCTGACTGATGATGCATCAAGCGACGGTACCCTGTCGGTCATTCGTCAGTTTTCAGACACTCGTCTGGATGTCGAAGCACTGACGAGCAATGTCGACATTTCCTCCGCGATGAATCACTGCCTGAAAAGGGCGCGGGGCGAGTATATCGCCATTCTCAATTCCGATGACTGGGCCTTGCCGGAGCGGCTCGCACGGCAGGTGGCGTTTCTTGACCAGAATGCTCATATCTCCGCCGTTTTCGGTCTGCCTGTTGCAGTTGATGAGCATGGACAGAAAACTGAAAGTTTTCTGGATTTTACAGCGCCCATGCAGATGCCGGATTTTTCTTCCACCAGTTGGCTTCGACGTTTCGCCCTTCATGGAAACTGTCTATGTGCCCCAACCGCAATGATCCGGCGCAGCGTGTTTGAGACGCTTGGTTACTATGATCCGCGACTGACCAATTCGCAGGATTTTGATATGTGGACCCGCATGCTGGTCAGCGGACACGATATCGCTTTTCTGAATGAAGAACTGACAGCTTTCAGGATACGGGAGGGTGCGCGTAATATGAGTGCGCCCAGCCGGAGCACAATATTACGCACGGAATGGGAAACGCCCCTCGTTCTGCGTCATCTCAAAACACTCGACCGGTCCTGGCAGAGGCAGATTTTCCGGGCCACGCTGGGCATTGATCACGGGCCTGATCATCGGGGCTTGCTGGCCGATTTCGTTGATATGGCGGTCAGATCTCAGAATGCGGGGCGTCGCCTGTTTGCCATGGAAATGGCCCATGCCTGTGTGCAGACACAGGACGGGTACGAAGTTCTCAAGTGGCTTACCGGTGAAGTGGATGTCTTCCGCCATTTTGCGACTGAAAATTCCCCGCCCGTATCAATAGATCCTTCACAGGAAAAGCTGGACTTACTCGAAGAGCAGTTACAGGCGCTGACCAGGCAGCATCAGGCTATGCTTGATTCCACAATATGGCGTTACACAGCGCCGCTGCGTCATTTGCTGCATAGGCTGAGGCGATAA
- a CDS encoding molybdopterin-containing oxidoreductase family protein — translation MIAATGPDEVKTFHGACPHDCPDTCAMLFDVKDGQLQSVRGNPDHPMTRGGLCVKVKDYEKRHAHPDRVLYPMRRIGPKGSGQFARISWDEALDEIVSRWQAIMTEYGPQAIMPYSYLGHQGLLQGLNGGDAFFNRLGATVCERTFCGEGSSTAWLMAVGPTAGVDPESYIHSKYIVIWACNSISTNLHHWAIIRDAQKNGATVVVIDSYASRTAKSADWHIAPRPGTDGALAMALINTLIEQDLVDHDYVANHTVGFDELKARAADRTPEWAETITGVSAADIRKLARSLATEQPAAIRIGVALERHYGGGQAVRAIACIPALTGSWRHVGGGMTQFAVWEHPYKFDVICRPDLIPEGTRVVSALELGKALTGEIPLDPPIMSMMCWNANPVTQAPETDKIVQGLQREDLFLVSAEHFISDTASYADILLPAAMGAEMEDIILSWGHLYLTYTTRCADAPGEALPNNEIFRRLAGKFGFKDANFLWSDEECLQNFVDWSSPACEGIDLAYLKQHGYARLNVGTADNRAPHKDGNFPTATGKCHFMLDGARNFVPAPFRQMYEAFQPNEAVDPLPDYLGARENPLAATELAKKYPLSIVSPKSHGFLNSCYANMEQKIRGQGEQFVLINVSDAQARGIEDGDRVKVMNDRGAFRAMARITSDVNPGIVVTTLGYWRQLNDGTVNSISSAAFSDLGHAPSFSDNLVDVMRTN, via the coding sequence ATGATTGCCGCCACAGGACCAGACGAGGTTAAAACATTTCACGGCGCTTGCCCGCATGACTGTCCCGATACTTGCGCAATGCTGTTCGACGTCAAGGACGGACAATTGCAGTCTGTGCGAGGCAACCCTGATCATCCAATGACCAGAGGCGGACTCTGCGTTAAAGTGAAAGATTACGAGAAAAGGCATGCCCACCCTGACCGTGTGCTGTATCCGATGCGCCGTATCGGGCCGAAAGGATCAGGCCAGTTCGCAAGGATCAGTTGGGATGAAGCACTGGACGAGATCGTCTCCCGCTGGCAGGCCATCATGACCGAATACGGGCCTCAGGCAATCATGCCCTACAGCTATCTCGGGCATCAGGGGCTTTTGCAGGGCCTGAATGGCGGGGATGCCTTTTTCAATCGCCTTGGTGCCACAGTCTGCGAACGGACCTTTTGTGGTGAAGGATCATCGACCGCATGGCTTATGGCGGTCGGGCCGACAGCAGGCGTCGATCCGGAAAGCTATATTCATTCAAAATATATCGTGATCTGGGCCTGTAACAGCATCAGCACCAACCTCCATCACTGGGCAATCATCCGGGATGCACAGAAAAACGGGGCCACGGTTGTCGTGATCGACTCCTATGCCTCCCGCACCGCCAAAAGCGCGGACTGGCATATTGCTCCCCGCCCCGGCACCGATGGCGCGCTGGCCATGGCCCTGATCAACACACTGATCGAACAGGATCTGGTGGATCATGACTATGTCGCCAACCATACGGTCGGATTTGACGAACTGAAAGCACGCGCTGCCGACCGCACCCCGGAATGGGCGGAAACCATTACCGGCGTTTCCGCTGCCGATATCCGCAAGCTCGCCCGGAGCCTCGCGACAGAGCAACCGGCCGCCATTCGCATCGGTGTGGCGCTGGAACGTCATTACGGCGGTGGTCAGGCTGTACGTGCCATTGCCTGTATTCCGGCACTGACCGGGTCCTGGCGGCATGTCGGCGGTGGAATGACGCAGTTCGCGGTGTGGGAGCATCCTTACAAATTCGATGTCATCTGCAGGCCTGATCTGATCCCGGAAGGAACACGCGTGGTCAGTGCACTGGAACTCGGCAAGGCGTTAACTGGTGAGATACCGCTCGATCCGCCGATCATGTCAATGATGTGTTGGAATGCTAATCCAGTCACCCAGGCACCGGAGACGGACAAAATCGTGCAGGGCCTGCAAAGGGAGGATCTGTTTCTGGTATCGGCCGAGCATTTCATCTCCGACACCGCCTCCTATGCCGATATTCTTCTGCCTGCCGCGATGGGGGCGGAAATGGAGGATATCATCCTTTCCTGGGGGCATCTGTATCTGACCTACACGACCAGATGTGCTGATGCACCTGGTGAAGCGCTGCCGAATAACGAAATCTTTCGCCGTCTGGCAGGAAAATTCGGTTTTAAGGATGCCAATTTCCTGTGGTCTGATGAAGAATGTCTGCAAAATTTTGTCGACTGGTCATCACCCGCCTGTGAAGGAATTGATCTGGCCTATCTGAAGCAGCATGGCTATGCGCGGCTGAATGTCGGCACGGCTGATAACAGGGCACCGCATAAAGACGGGAACTTCCCGACTGCAACCGGAAAATGCCATTTCATGCTCGACGGAGCACGCAATTTTGTGCCCGCCCCGTTCCGTCAGATGTACGAAGCGTTCCAACCCAACGAAGCGGTCGACCCTCTGCCAGACTATCTCGGTGCACGGGAAAATCCTCTGGCTGCAACTGAGTTGGCAAAAAAATACCCGCTTTCGATTGTTTCACCGAAAAGCCACGGTTTTCTCAATTCCTGCTATGCTAACATGGAACAGAAAATCCGTGGTCAGGGGGAGCAGTTCGTGTTGATCAATGTCTCCGATGCGCAGGCACGTGGCATCGAGGATGGTGATCGTGTCAAGGTCATGAATGACCGGGGTGCCTTCCGGGCCATGGCTCGTATCACCAGCGACGTCAATCCCGGCATTGTCGTTACAACGCTGGGATATTGGCGGCAATTGAATGATGGAACCGTGAACAGTATCAGCAGTGCTGCCTTCTCCGATCTTGGCCACGCGCCCAGCTTTTCCGACAATCTTGTGGATGTGATGCGCACGAATTGA
- a CDS encoding DegT/DnrJ/EryC1/StrS family aminotransferase, whose translation MSDPVIVPQADPRAFYLAYRAEIDAAISGVLASGSYILGEQVSAFENEFAIWLGRSHAIACGSATDGLVLALRALGVGAGCSVATVSHTAVAVIAAIEMAGAQPLLLDINPADYCMNVDELTKILCKSPDGAAPVRAVIPVHLYGQSVDMTALMLAAKQAGIPVIEDCSQAHGGRHHGKMVGTYSTLSVFSLYPTKNLCALGDAGIVSTDDPDIAETLRRLRQYGWGQERQSELKGVNSRMDDIQASILSIGLACLDQRNSQRQMIARSYDATLRDIGGQPPCVRPGNTHVYHQYVIRVRDRDVLRDELQRSGVQTAIHYPYPVHSQPAYRNKVMLGPARCVETVKAADTILSLPMFPELESGQVEHVCAMLRKFSHLIRQDD comes from the coding sequence ATGTCTGACCCTGTGATTGTGCCGCAGGCTGATCCGCGCGCCTTCTACCTTGCATATCGTGCGGAGATTGATGCTGCTATTTCCGGTGTTCTGGCGTCTGGAAGCTATATTCTCGGGGAACAGGTCTCGGCTTTTGAAAATGAATTTGCCATATGGCTTGGGCGTTCCCATGCCATAGCTTGTGGCAGTGCGACCGATGGGCTGGTACTTGCGCTGCGTGCTCTGGGGGTCGGGGCCGGGTGTTCAGTGGCCACGGTTTCTCATACCGCCGTGGCGGTGATTGCAGCGATTGAAATGGCGGGGGCACAGCCTCTGTTGCTCGATATCAATCCAGCCGATTACTGCATGAACGTGGATGAGCTGACGAAAATTCTCTGCAAGTCACCGGATGGGGCCGCCCCCGTGCGGGCTGTTATCCCTGTTCATCTCTATGGCCAGTCAGTAGATATGACGGCGCTCATGCTGGCGGCAAAGCAGGCCGGGATTCCGGTTATTGAGGATTGCAGCCAGGCGCATGGTGGCCGCCATCATGGTAAAATGGTGGGCACCTATAGCACTCTGTCCGTTTTTAGCCTGTATCCGACCAAAAATCTTTGTGCACTTGGCGATGCAGGGATTGTCAGCACAGACGATCCTGACATTGCAGAGACTCTGCGACGCTTGCGCCAGTACGGCTGGGGGCAGGAAAGGCAATCGGAATTAAAAGGCGTCAATTCCCGCATGGATGACATTCAGGCATCCATTCTGAGTATTGGTCTTGCCTGTCTGGATCAAAGAAACAGCCAACGGCAGATGATTGCACGGTCCTATGACGCTACCCTGCGTGATATTGGCGGCCAGCCCCCCTGTGTTCGCCCTGGGAATACGCATGTTTATCATCAGTATGTCATCAGGGTACGGGATCGGGACGTTCTGAGAGATGAGCTACAGCGGTCAGGCGTTCAGACAGCGATCCACTACCCGTATCCTGTTCATAGCCAGCCCGCCTATCGGAACAAGGTGATGCTCGGTCCTGCCCGCTGTGTGGAAACGGTTAAAGCAGCAGATACCATTCTCAGCTTGCCGATGTTTCCGGAGCTGGAAAGCGGACAGGTGGAGCATGTCTGTGCCATGCTCAGGAAGTTTTCTCATCTGATTCGGCAGGATGATTGA
- a CDS encoding Ppx/GppA phosphatase family protein has translation MNLPGAGSHRQAGASAYAALDLGTNNCRLLIGTPAGGSFRVLDSFSRIVRLGEGLQTTGRLSPRAMERTLSALRVCVARMQRRTLSGVRAVATEACRHAVNGRDFLSRVQAETGLDFDVISTREEIELALESCIPLLRRTEARRILLFDIGGGSTELAWVRIDGNCPVLVGTVSLPVGVVRLAEQYGDARFSAGAFEEMVQDVRQRLETFEDIHRIHPEILHGGVALLGTSGTATTIASICFDLNRYRRCMVDGAVMSLTQADQAVQILRALGGAEPQGEGLRKHPCIGPQRADFVLPGCAIFQAIRSLWPTTSVIVADRGLREGMLLRMMHEAGHGGRRGRRKRNPAIPSSRSGLTGSGLEGPPSGISTRTKPV, from the coding sequence TTGAATTTGCCAGGTGCCGGGTCTCATCGACAGGCGGGGGCTTCTGCCTATGCTGCGCTCGATCTGGGAACCAATAATTGCCGTTTGCTGATCGGCACTCCGGCCGGTGGCAGTTTCCGTGTGCTGGACAGTTTCAGCCGTATTGTCCGGCTGGGGGAAGGGTTGCAGACGACCGGCAGGCTCAGCCCGAGGGCGATGGAGCGTACCCTGTCGGCCTTAAGAGTTTGCGTCGCCCGGATGCAACGCAGAACTTTGTCCGGTGTGCGGGCTGTTGCCACGGAAGCTTGCCGCCACGCTGTTAATGGCAGGGATTTCCTTAGCCGCGTACAGGCTGAGACCGGACTCGACTTTGACGTGATCTCCACGCGCGAGGAAATCGAACTGGCCCTGGAAAGCTGCATCCCCTTGCTTCGGCGTACTGAGGCGCGGCGGATCCTGCTGTTCGACATCGGCGGAGGCTCTACGGAGCTTGCCTGGGTACGGATTGATGGCAATTGCCCGGTTCTGGTTGGAACTGTTTCCCTGCCTGTTGGCGTCGTGCGTCTGGCCGAACAATATGGGGATGCCCGGTTCAGCGCCGGCGCTTTTGAGGAAATGGTGCAGGATGTCCGGCAGCGTCTGGAAACGTTCGAGGATATCCACAGAATTCATCCTGAAATCCTTCACGGTGGCGTTGCCTTGCTGGGTACTTCCGGCACTGCAACCACGATCGCGAGTATCTGTTTCGACCTGAACAGGTATCGTCGATGCATGGTTGACGGAGCGGTGATGAGCCTGACGCAGGCGGATCAGGCAGTGCAGATTCTGCGGGCGCTTGGTGGGGCGGAGCCGCAGGGGGAAGGATTGCGCAAACACCCCTGTATCGGCCCTCAACGTGCTGATTTCGTGCTGCCTGGTTGTGCGATCTTTCAGGCGATCCGGTCGCTTTGGCCGACGACTTCTGTCATTGTCGCGGACCGGGGGCTGCGGGAGGGAATGCTGCTGAGGATGATGCATGAGGCCGGTCATGGCGGCAGACGCGGCAGAAGAAAGCGCAATCCCGCAATTCCTTCTTCACGCTCCGGGTTGACCGGCTCTGGATTGGAAGGGCCCCCTTCTGGCATATCAACACGAACGAAGCCGGTTTAA
- a CDS encoding RNA methyltransferase, whose amino-acid sequence MTGRDGGAPLQPRDPSPVIILVRPQLAENIGSTARAMANCGLFHLRLVSPRDGWPQDRAWRTASGADNILDSLTVHETVEDAVADLHRVFATCPRPRHIVKTIMTARGAAADIVLACERGLKTGILFGPERAGLDNDDMACADTLVRYPLNPDFMSLNVSQAVMVMGYEWWMAQDATPSRQLMTNESHVATKGELNNFLRHLVRELDECGFLRNEQKRSGMIRNIRHFFLRGEVTEQELRTLHGIVHELSRGRGRGR is encoded by the coding sequence ATGACTGGACGAGACGGCGGGGCACCGCTTCAACCGCGTGACCCAAGCCCGGTCATTATCCTCGTGCGCCCGCAACTGGCGGAGAATATCGGCTCCACGGCGCGGGCCATGGCGAATTGTGGCCTGTTCCACCTGCGTCTGGTCTCGCCGCGGGATGGATGGCCGCAGGACAGGGCATGGCGCACTGCATCGGGGGCCGACAACATCCTCGATTCCCTCACTGTTCATGAGACAGTTGAGGATGCGGTTGCAGATCTGCACCGCGTGTTTGCCACCTGCCCCAGACCGCGTCATATCGTCAAGACTATCATGACCGCCCGCGGGGCCGCTGCTGATATCGTGCTTGCCTGTGAGCGTGGGCTGAAAACCGGTATTCTGTTCGGTCCGGAAAGGGCCGGGTTGGACAACGATGATATGGCCTGTGCGGATACGCTGGTTCGCTATCCGCTCAATCCAGATTTCATGTCGCTAAATGTATCTCAGGCGGTTATGGTCATGGGGTATGAATGGTGGATGGCACAGGATGCCACGCCATCACGCCAGTTGATGACCAACGAATCACATGTGGCCACAAAGGGGGAGTTGAACAATTTCCTGCGTCATCTGGTCAGGGAGCTTGATGAGTGCGGATTTCTGAGAAATGAACAGAAACGCTCCGGTATGATTCGCAATATCAGGCACTTCTTCCTGAGAGGAGAGGTGACGGAGCAGGAGTTGAGAACCCTGCATGGCATTGTTCATGAGCTTTCGCGTGGGCGTGGGCGTGGGCGTTAA